The DNA region GAACATGTAAACACTGTGTGGGAAAGTAGAGGTGTTTGGAGCATCAAACTTGAAAACTGCACAAATCAATTCATATAATTATAGTAGTAAAGTTAGTATTATAAGTTTTCATGTAAATGTACATTAATATTCATTTTAGCTAGCATATCTCAATTGCAATCAAGCGTGACATGCTTGCAAAAATTAATGAGGAAGAGTTAGCTCAAGAAAATTTACCTAGAGTATCATTAAGGTAAAATGGAGCACTCTTGATGGCCCAATCAGAGTAATTGTAACCGAAGTGCCAATGCTCAGAACCACCCACAAGTATCTGTTTCGGTTgttgttgtgttttgttgtggtgATGATTCCCAAATCTGGACCACCAATCTGTGTAGTTGAAACCAGAGGACCAGTCCTTGTTGGCCATACTAACAGCAAACATTGAAACAGTTATAACTAGCATGATAAGTGGTTGTGTGAATTTCACAGCCATGGTATATGACCTGAAGATTAATTCACTGATGCAGAATAAATTAAAGGAAGGGAATGTGTATGATGTGAAGTATATGATTTAGTTTGTGTGTTGTTTCTTTAGTGAGAATATTAGGAGTTTATGGGGGGTTTATATAGGGAGTGCGAAGGGAGCGAGACATGAAAATTATGGAATTGTTCTGACTTCTGATGATGGAAAGTTGCCAAATTAACTTTTTAATTTGGTGATGTTGGTGGGTATGCTTAGAAGGAGAATATGAAATCTATGTTGTAGTTCCCCTCTAGCGACCGGAAGTCAACTACTCAACTTTTCCTCCACCTCTATCTTACTAATTCAACTTGTTTTTTAGAAAAATAGAACTCAAACAATTTTTTACTTGATTTTAAAACgatttcaatcaattttttaaggGAAATGATTATTGATACAACTGGTTTGTCCACGATAACGCACGACTAATTGTGCACCGTTGATTTACATATTAAATAATTCTTTTCTCATCCACACATCCAAGATGATTTCCGCAAATAACTACATACAATGGTTCCTGGTGATCATGCTATAGAAGTGTTATACCATATAGCATCTCTCAATTTTTAAAACTAGgtttaattaagtttttgaTCCCTATCATTTACCCCATATTTGACTTTGGTCCCTTGTCGGAGTAAATGTGGACGATCGTCCCTAACGTTTGGGGAAATGATTGGTTTTGGTTCCTCCACCCTTTAGGGTCAACGCcagagctccggtggcccatgtggcatcgTCACGTCCGATTAATGAGGCcacctgaattttttttcatttaaataaaaaaaggaaaattaacCTCAATAATTAAAAGGAAGCCATGTGGAAGATTATTGAGGTAGAGGGAGAGTGAAGGAGAGTGGGAGGGGAAACGTCAGGGAGAAAGAAGGCCACGCACATAGCGACAATGGATGGACGATGGTCCATGGTAGGAGGCAAGGGAATATCACGTCATATTTCTTCTCTAACTTCCCTGATGATCATGGGGTGGAAGCCATGTGGAAGATTTTTCAATGGTATGAGCGAGTATGGGATATTTTCATAGCAAATAGGAGAAATAAGAAGGGGATGAGATTTGGTTTTGTTAGGTTTCGTGATGTGAGGGATCCAAGGGAACTTGAAAATAGACTTGCCCAGATAGTGATTGGTACTACAAAGGTGCAAGTTAACCTTGCCAAATATGCCAAAGAATAAAAACCAGCACAGGGGACAGGAGCTCGGGACATACACAAGAAGATTGTTTCCAAAGTACCTCGTGTATGGCAGGAACGTAACAGTAGGAGGAAGTTCCAGTCCTACGCGCAAGCTATGAAATCAGGGAAAGGGACAGAAGGTGAGTGGCAAAAACCAGGAACAACGGAGAAGAGTGGCATGGCGGGACTTGAATTGTGGAATGGACCGAAGGTGCCACAGGGGGTGGGGTGGCTGACAAGGAGTTTTGTTGGTACACTGAAAAATATGGATTCTATTCATCTTCTCAAAAACGCATTCATGGTTGAAGGTAATCATACCCTGCAGATTTGTTACATGGGTGATGATCAGGTTTTAATTACTGGCCCAAAAGGCGTAAATGTTGAGGACATACTGCAGGATGCGGAGGGCTGGTTAGGGGAGTTCTTAGAGGCGGTGCAACCATGGTCACCAATGATTGCTTCGATAAACAGGGTAACATGGATTCGTTGCTCAGGGATCCTGTTACATATGTGGTCTCTTGAGTGCTTTAAGCACTTTGTTTTGCAACTTGGAGATGTTATTAAGATTGACGAGAGGACGAACACATTTTCTGTTTTGGAGTTTGCAAGGCTACAAAAATCGAACAATAGCTCTGGATTTCATTACCCTAGAAAGGAAGATAATGGTCAATGGCATCACATACACAGTTAGGGTGATGGAGGAATCAGGATTTCCAGAGCAACAGAATTGTTGTTCGGATGAGTCGGAGGAGGAAGACGACGTGCAATCAGATTGGTCCCTCCATGGTGGAGCGATCACGCCGGAGGCATCAGAGATCGGCAGTGTGGAAGGTGAACAGAACCTAGATGAGAATGAGGACCGGTATGATACACCTCGGAATTCAAATCATTCTATTGGAGACAGTAACAATCATGGTTCCAAGGGAGATGTAGTTATTCCCGTTACAACTGCTGAAGCACCAATCATGAGGGCATTATTTGTTGCTGAAAATGAGGGAATAAATAACGAGGTGGTGGGCCAAGAAGAATTAGAAAATGTGGCTATTACTAATATTCAAATTGAGGGGCAAGAGGAGGGTAATATAGAGAATGTGCAGGGACAAGTGGAGGGCAATTTAGAAAATGTGCAGGGAGGGGGTGATTTTGACAATCAAAATCCGGGTACTCATGAGCCTAACCTGAATCAAACAAGCCCACATCAGCAGGATGTAGAAGCGGGTCGTGATAGCCCGATCCAGGGACAAGAGCTTCATGTCCCAACTCGTGTGGATGGGGATTCGAGTTTGTCAATTCCAGATGGGGTCAATACCCATGGAAAACGCAAGAAGTAGAATAGAGAGGAGCGCTTGAACCTTAATCTTTCTTGCCATGATTCTTCATCTGTTTCTGTGAGAGACCCCTTACCATCCCACCTTCCATTCACTCTACTTCGGCGTCCCCAAAGCATCTCTGGGAGGAGGAGTGGTGATGCCCAAGTTGACCCAGGCGTTGTGGGAAGGTAGAGATGCTCTGCGAACATGGAAGGAAGTTGCAGGCCACATGTTTCATTATTTTCTACTAGTAAGTCTATCTTAGGTACTTGTAGTCATTATCAGAAGTCGATTTGGCTCAGAGATGTTGAGGGTGAGGCTCGGAAAATCTGGGAGCTGGGAAAATCATTTGAGGCTATTGTCGTAGGGGATGAAGAGATTATTCTGTCAAAATTGGTAGCTATGGAACACAGGGATGCTCAAGAGGCAGGGGATTTGGCGGTTGTGGAGCCAAGAGGGGAAGAAGCTGATGACCAATGAAGTTGTTATCATATAATGTGAGAGGGGTGGGAAGCACGGCTAAAATACGGGTGATCAAGGAGCTAGTGGTGAAAGAGAAAATTGACATGTTACTGATTCAGGAGACAAAGCTTGAGGTCTTGGATGTACATATATGTTCTTAGGTATGGGGGGACGCTGATTTAGAGTGGCAGGCTTCACTGGCAGTAAATCGGGGAGGCGGACTCTTGTGTATTTGGAAACGAGGTGCTTTTCATCTGATTGATTTGGCTCAGAGATGTTGAGGGTGAGGCTCGGAAAATCTGGGAGCTGGGAAAATCATTTGAGGCTATGGCCGTAGGGGATGAAGGGATTATTCTGTCAAAATTGGTAGCTATGGAACACAGGGATGCTCAAGAGGCAGGGGATTTGGCGGTTGTGGAGCCAAGAGGGGAAGAAGCTGATGACCAATGAAGCTGTTATCATATAATGTGAGAGGGGTAGGAAGCACGGCTAAAATACGGGTGATTAAGGAGCTAGTGGTGAAAGAGCAAATTGGCATGTTACTGATTCAGGAGACAAAGCTTGAGGTCTTGGATGTACATATATGTTCTTAGGTATGGGGGGACGCTGATTTAGAGTGGCAGGCTTTATTGGCAGTAAATCGGGGAGGCGGACTCTTGTGTATTTGGAAACGAGGTGCTTTTCATCTGATTGTGTGAGGGGCCAAGGTTTTCTTTGATTGATAGGAAAGTAGGGGGAGATGGATGAAGTTTCTGTGGTTGTGAATATATATTCTCCTTGCAGAATTGAGGAGAAGAGGAGCCTATGGCGTGAATTGATGGGTTGGAAGTCCATTTGCATTTCATTACTGTGGTGCTTGGGCGGAGATTTTAATGCAGTACGATCGGAAGGAGAACGGAAGGGTGTAGCTGCAGAGCATGGATCACAAAGGCGTGAAATTaatgaatttaataattttGCTGAGGCGATGGAGGTCTTGGATATGCCGTTGGCAGGGCGTAAATATACATGGTACGTACCGAATGGACAAGCCCAGAGCAGAATTGATAGATTTCTTGTCTCACATGAATGGCTAATGCAATGGCCTAGTTGTGAACAGGTGGGTCTTAGTAGGGATATCTCTGATCATTGTCAACTACTATTGAGATCCATCTCTCAGGATTGGGGCCCGATGTCATTCAGGGTGTTAAATTGCTGGTTAAAGCATCCTGGATTTTCTGATTTTGTGAAACAGGTATGGTCAGAGACTGCTGCAACAGGTTGGGGTGCTTATGTGCTTAAAGAGAGGCTGAAAGGGATGAAACTGAAATTAAAAGAATGGAATAAAGATGTATTTGGAGACTTGAAGAGTATGAGGAATGGGCTTGTGCAGCAAATCAACGAGCTAGATCAAAAGGAGGAGAATTTGGGGCTATCTAGCACAGAGGTGGACACCAGAAGACAGTTGACTAGTGAATTTTGGTCAGTTCTCAAGCACCAGGAATCTCTCCTTTTTCAGAAATCCAAATCCCAATGGCTAAAGACGAGAGGCTAGAATACAAGGTATTTTCATTCTTTAATTAATTGGCGTCGGCGCTCAAATTCGATTGTAGGATTGATGATTGATGGGAGCTGGGAGGAGGATACCACAAAGGTGAAGGAGGAagtaaataattattttgaaaagcgGTTTGCAGCTGGTAAGTGGGCTAGCCCATGCCTCAATGGTGTGCCATTTAGAACTCTATCTCAGGCCGATAACATGTTGCTTACTGCTAGGTTTGGAGAGGAAGAAATAAAGGAGGCTGTATGGGACTGTGGTGGAGATAAAAGCCCTGGTCCGGATGGttataatttcaaatttattcaGAAATTTTGGGATTTAATGAAACCAGATTTTATTCGAGTACTTGATGAGTTTTGGAGTAGAGGGGTGTGGCCAAAAGGTAGTAATACATCGTTTATTGCATTGGTTCCTAAGGTAAATTCTCCACTTGGCTTAAATGATTTTAGACCTATCTCTTTGATTGGCTGTATATATAAGGTGGTATCAAAAGTGCTGACATTGAGGTTGAGGAGAGTGTTGTCAAAGGTGATTAGTGATAATCAATTTGCTTTCTTGGGAGGCCGTAACATGTTAGACAGTGTGGTGGTGGTAAATGAGGTAATTCATGCAGCAAAGAAAACGAAGAAAGCGACATTGATATTCAAAGTTGACTACGAGAAGGCATATGATTCAGTGAGTGGGTTGGGAGTTCTTGGAATATATGATGGGGAGAATGCAATTTAGTAGATAGTGGATTCAGTGGATCATGAGCGGTCTCAAATCAGCCTTTGTTTCTGTGTTAGTAAATGGGAGTCCATGTGAGGAATTTATGATGACTAAAGGCCTTCCCCAAGGTGACCCACTTGctccatttttatttttgattgtGGCTGAAGGTCTTAGTAGTTTTTTCTCACAAGCAATAAACATGGGCAGATTCAAGGGGTTCTAATTTAGAGGGGATTCAAACATAGAAGTTTCTATGTTACAGTTTGCAGATGAAACTGTGTTTGTAGGTGATGCAACAATACAGAATGTGCAGACAATTAAGTGTGTATTGAGATGCTTTGAACTCGTCTCCGGCCTCAAAGTAAATTTTCATAAGAGTAAGCTAATAGGGGTagtcagggccggccctgggcctgtgcaagtaGGCCCatagcccagggcctccaaaaaagaAGGGCCCCAAAAATAATTCGAATACTTTTTACAGCGCTTTTACTTAAAAAAGCGCTAGCGCTTTTACTTAAAAAAGCGCTGTAAATAGTCAATCTTTTACAGCGCTTCGTACCGCGGTATACTATTTAACAGCGGCGAGAGGTCTGAAGCGCTGTAAAAGGCCTTTTTTTTAGCTTAGTTTTCCtattaaactttctccaaaaaaaatttaggggtctatttttattattaacccagggcctccaaaatgtcgggaccggccctgggGGTGGTGGTGGAACGAGATTGTTTGGGGAGATTTGCAGCTATCCTTCACTGTAAATTGATGACAATTCTGTTTGTGTATCTGGGCATACCAGTAGGTGGTAGACTGAAGAGTTTGTCATTATGGGATTCGGTCATCAAAAAGATGAGGGGGAGGCTCTCTCTGTGGAAGCAAAAGCACATATCTTTTGGAGGACGGGTATGTTTAATCCAAAGTGTTTTGTCTGCTCTCccattattttttctctctttctttaaGATTCCAATTGGGGTGTTGTCAATATGTACTGGAATTATGAGGGACTTTTTATGGGGAGGTGCTGATGctggtaaaaaaattaattgggtCAAATGGTCAGAGGTGTGCAAACCTAAGACTCATGGTGGCCTTGGGGTTAAGGATTGGAGGCTATTTAATATGGCACTCTTAGGGAAGTGGAATTGGAGGTTCTTAACAAAACCGGACAGCCTGTGGTGTAAGGTGGTTAAAGCAAATTGCAATTCTTGTGGCGAGTCAGCTTAGTGGAGGGAGATACAATCAATTAATGTGGATAATGGTTGGTCGTGGTTTAGGGACAGCTTGCAGAAATCTGTCTTTGAAGGTAATGAGAGGCAGTTCTGGACTGAAAACTGGACGGGAATAGGGGGCCTGGAACTCCGCTTTAGGCGTTTATACAATCTGTCCTGTCAAAAGAGGGAATATGTGAAGAATATGGGCCAATGGGTGGATGGGGTGTGGCAGTGGACTTTCCGGTGGAGGAGGAATTTACCGGGTCATGAGGTGCGTTGGCTTGAGGAGTTATTGGCTGTTTTGCAAGGGGTTCGATTGGTTGAGAACAAACATGATGAATGGAGTTGGAAATTAGATGGGGGAGGATCTTATACTGTTAACTCATCTTATGTTTTTTTGCAGGCTTAATACTTAGAAGAACCAGAATCTGTTTTTAATTGGATTTGGGCTGCGCCAGCTCCTTCAAATATCAAAGCTTTTGCATGGCGAGTATTGTTGGGACGAATTCAAACTCGTGAAAATCTGCTCAAGAGACAAGTATTTCATTCGGCTGAGGAAGTATTGTGTCCATTGTGCGTTTTAGAGGAAGAATCTGATTCGCATCTGCTCTTTTCATGTCCTGAATCGATGCTGATCTGGTATAAGTGCTTTGCGTGGCTGGGCGTCTTCACAGCTCAGGTTTCAGACCCAAAGATTCATTTAATGCAATTCCTTCAGCCTGGAGAAG from Lotus japonicus ecotype B-129 chromosome 2, LjGifu_v1.2 includes:
- the LOC130737768 gene encoding uncharacterized protein LOC130737768, producing MAVKFTQPLIMLVITVSMFAVSMANKDWSSGFNYTDWWSRFGNHHHNKTQQQPKQILVGGSEHWHFGYNYSDWAIKSAPFYLNDTLVFKFDAPNTSTFPHSVYMFKDIYSFMNCDIKRAKMLANPTQGAGEGFMFVLKKWQPYFFGCGERNGFHCNNGTMKFAVMPMLRPFWSWP